In Candidatus Cohnella colombiensis, one DNA window encodes the following:
- a CDS encoding LLM class flavin-dependent oxidoreductase, which translates to MEIGIYSLADLGPDPLTGTTISAKQRIQELIQAAKLADEAGLDIFGVGEHHRLDYAVSAPAIVLTAIAQVTKRIRLTSTTTVLNTIDPVRLYEDFATLDLVSDGRAEIVAGRGAFVESFPLFGYDVKDYDALFEEHLHLLLQLNEAENVTWKGQFRPSLQHADIAPRSEQERIPIWVGVGGTPESAIRAGSLGTNLALAILGGDPIRFLPFVELYRRAAVEAGHRLDQMKVAVTGHMHLAKTTEQAIEQFYPYYVNYWGYVNKQRGMMSHISRESYNRMVAPDTALFVGSSQQIVEKILHQYELYGHQRFVAQLDIGGLPFSKVAAQIEQLATEVAPAVRKAINNS; encoded by the coding sequence ATGGAAATTGGTATTTATTCTTTAGCCGACCTAGGTCCTGACCCACTTACAGGAACGACGATTAGTGCAAAACAACGGATTCAAGAGCTCATTCAAGCAGCGAAGCTCGCAGATGAAGCGGGTTTGGATATATTCGGTGTCGGGGAGCATCATCGACTAGATTATGCCGTATCTGCTCCTGCGATCGTATTGACTGCGATAGCACAGGTGACGAAGCGGATTCGTTTGACCTCGACGACAACTGTACTCAATACGATCGATCCAGTCCGCTTGTATGAGGACTTTGCAACACTCGACCTCGTGTCAGACGGGCGTGCGGAAATTGTAGCGGGTCGTGGTGCCTTCGTGGAGTCTTTCCCTTTGTTTGGTTATGATGTGAAAGATTACGATGCATTATTTGAAGAGCATTTACATTTGTTGCTTCAGTTGAATGAAGCGGAAAACGTTACATGGAAAGGACAATTTCGCCCATCATTGCAACATGCAGATATTGCTCCAAGATCTGAACAAGAGCGTATTCCAATCTGGGTCGGTGTTGGTGGCACGCCAGAGAGTGCAATTCGGGCAGGGAGTCTCGGTACGAATCTTGCGCTTGCGATTCTCGGTGGTGATCCGATCCGGTTTCTGCCTTTCGTAGAGCTGTATCGGCGCGCTGCGGTGGAAGCGGGACATCGCTTAGACCAGATGAAGGTTGCTGTAACCGGGCATATGCATCTTGCAAAAACGACGGAACAAGCGATTGAACAATTTTACCCGTACTATGTCAACTATTGGGGTTATGTGAATAAACAACGTGGCATGATGTCCCATATTTCTAGAGAGAGCTATAATCGCATGGTTGCTCCTGATACAGCATTATTCGTTGGGAGCTCACAACAGATCGTGGAGAAAATACTGCATCAATACGAATTATATGGACATCAGCGATTTGTTGCACAGTTGGATATCGGAGGTTTACCGTTCAGCAAGGTGGCTGCACAAATTGAACAATTAGCTACAGAAGTTGCGCCTGCAGTGAGAAAAGCAATCAACAATTCGTAA
- a CDS encoding sensor domain-containing diguanylate cyclase: MITPYVPLIVSTLLLSVTANYLRFKGSEKFNKAVLVITSLLVVELEGLFFEFTSTDWTMLVFIGITTICFDMIGALISTSVAGCIMMLQTGESVLFVWLTYLIFATGVYLLHRYMKFKQQESDAWLSKLSTNSKLLNVYKEVSFSIQQSVQLQKLLQTILTAVTAGHGLGFNRAMILLVDEKGTHLNGVMGVGPMTAEEGFAVWKGIAKKKFKLVDLIQIAEKEITSDVLLNDRVKMLEIALDEPSFLSKVLETGSPLHLSNWDNSDQTLLHFVSEFNMSELAVFPLISQEAKVGVLIIDNPVNKKPITANDMDNVIPIAKQTAVAIQHRHFYMKIEDMAIKDGLTGLLNHRAFQTNLVQYIPYSREKTLSLILLDIDSFKHFNDTNGHLMGNEVLIQLAKIIQCLIQEPYQAFRFGGEEFVILLPQTSKEHAVRVAEQLRSNIERATFPCGEKQPLGRVTVSFGVASTEDMPSSGEFDLVDRADQALYKAKHAGKNRVVG, translated from the coding sequence ATGATTACACCCTATGTACCATTAATTGTATCTACTTTATTGCTTTCAGTGACCGCTAATTATTTGCGATTCAAAGGGAGCGAGAAGTTCAATAAAGCTGTTCTAGTCATAACAAGCCTTCTTGTAGTAGAACTAGAAGGCTTGTTTTTTGAGTTTACGAGCACCGATTGGACGATGCTCGTATTTATAGGAATAACCACAATCTGCTTCGATATGATCGGCGCACTCATTAGCACGAGTGTCGCAGGCTGCATTATGATGTTGCAAACTGGTGAAAGCGTTTTATTCGTCTGGTTAACTTACTTGATCTTTGCTACTGGCGTTTACTTATTACACCGTTACATGAAATTCAAGCAACAAGAGAGTGATGCTTGGCTAAGTAAACTATCAACGAATTCTAAGCTGTTAAATGTCTATAAGGAAGTTAGCTTCTCCATTCAACAATCGGTTCAACTGCAGAAGCTATTACAGACCATTCTCACAGCAGTTACTGCTGGACATGGATTAGGCTTTAATCGCGCGATGATTTTGCTCGTAGATGAGAAGGGGACCCACTTGAACGGTGTAATGGGTGTAGGGCCTATGACGGCTGAAGAAGGGTTCGCAGTATGGAAAGGCATTGCGAAAAAGAAATTTAAGCTCGTTGATCTCATCCAAATTGCAGAAAAAGAGATCACTTCCGATGTGCTGCTTAATGATCGCGTTAAGATGCTTGAGATTGCTTTAGACGAGCCCAGTTTTCTTAGCAAAGTATTAGAAACTGGCAGTCCACTACATTTGAGCAATTGGGATAATAGCGATCAGACGTTGCTTCACTTTGTAAGTGAATTTAATATGAGCGAGCTAGCAGTGTTCCCACTTATAAGTCAAGAAGCTAAAGTAGGTGTGCTTATCATTGATAATCCGGTGAACAAGAAACCGATAACCGCCAATGATATGGACAATGTTATTCCGATCGCAAAACAAACAGCAGTAGCGATACAGCATCGTCACTTTTATATGAAAATTGAAGACATGGCGATTAAGGACGGGTTAACTGGACTGCTCAATCATCGCGCCTTCCAGACGAATCTCGTTCAATACATACCTTACAGTCGTGAGAAAACATTATCATTGATTCTGCTCGATATTGATTCTTTCAAGCACTTTAATGATACGAATGGGCATTTAATGGGGAATGAAGTGTTAATTCAGTTAGCGAAAATCATTCAGTGTTTGATTCAAGAGCCGTATCAGGCATTCAGGTTTGGTGGTGAGGAGTTTGTGATCTTACTTCCTCAGACAAGTAAGGAACATGCGGTTCGCGTTGCAGAACAATTACGTTCCAATATTGAGCGGGCCACATTTCCATGTGGTGAGAAGCAACCGCTAGGGCGTGTTACCGTAAGCTTTGGAGTCGCATCCACAGAGGATATGCCATCATCCGGTGAATTTGATTTAGTAGATCGTGCGGATCAGGCGCTCTATAAAGCGAAGCATGCGGGAAAAAATCGGGTCGTAGGCTAG
- a CDS encoding heavy metal translocating P-type ATPase encodes MSIEQSNTEQASLQLLGMTCAACANRIEKGLSKLEGVTEANVNFALERATVTFDPAVVNMSSFEQKVAKLGYQAIPIMEDQDTSELQEQAASHHKRKLIVSAVLSLPLLWAMVTHFSFLSWIPMPNLFMNPWFQLALATPVQFYIGGPFYRSAFMALRNRSANMDVLVALGTSAAYFYSLYLTMDWAAQGSMAHDGPEMYYETSAILITLVLLGKFFETLAKGRTSAAIKSLIGLQAKTALVVRDGQELVIPVEEVVVGDIVLIKPGEKIPVDGAVIEGISAVDESMLTGESIPVEKHVGDFVIGATLNKNGRLSVRATKVGKETALAHIIKVVEEAQGSKAPIQRVADRISGIFVPIVVGIAIVGFLVWYFAVTPGDFANALEKAIAILVIACPCALGLATPTSIMAGSGRAAELGVLFKGGEHLESTHRIDTIILDKTGTVTKGQPELTDTFIDHNDEPMLLRLVGAAEKNSEHPLAEAIVAGIRARGIEIPDAEQFEAIPGFGIRAIVEGKELLIGTRKLMAKYKIMTEQALDRMTQLESEGKTAMLIAVDRQYAGLVAVADTIKETSRQAVARLKELGIDVIMITGDNERTALAIAMQVGIEQVRAEVLPEGKADEVKKLQAIGKKVAMVGDGINDAPALAMADVGMAIGTGTDVAMEAADVTLMRGDLNSIPDAISMSRQTMSNIRQNLFWALGYNTLGIPIAAIGLLAPWVAGAAMALSSVSVVLNALRLQRMKV; translated from the coding sequence ATGTCTATAGAACAATCGAATACGGAACAAGCTTCGTTGCAGTTGCTGGGGATGACTTGTGCAGCGTGCGCGAATCGAATTGAGAAAGGTCTTAGCAAGCTAGAGGGGGTCACCGAAGCGAATGTGAACTTCGCCTTAGAGCGAGCTACGGTGACGTTCGATCCAGCAGTTGTAAATATGAGCAGCTTCGAGCAGAAGGTTGCTAAGCTCGGTTATCAAGCTATTCCGATTATGGAGGATCAAGACACATCTGAGCTTCAGGAGCAGGCAGCTTCTCATCATAAGCGCAAGCTGATTGTTTCAGCAGTGCTTTCCTTACCCCTGTTATGGGCAATGGTTACTCATTTCAGCTTCCTGTCATGGATTCCAATGCCGAACTTGTTTATGAATCCGTGGTTTCAGCTTGCGCTGGCAACTCCTGTGCAATTTTATATCGGAGGCCCTTTTTATAGAAGTGCATTTATGGCGCTACGAAATCGAAGTGCGAACATGGATGTGCTGGTTGCACTTGGCACGTCGGCAGCTTATTTTTACAGCTTATACTTGACCATGGATTGGGCTGCTCAGGGTAGTATGGCTCACGATGGACCTGAAATGTATTACGAGACTAGCGCTATATTAATCACGCTTGTATTGCTCGGAAAGTTTTTCGAAACGCTCGCTAAAGGTCGAACCTCAGCAGCGATCAAATCATTAATAGGCTTGCAGGCGAAGACGGCATTAGTCGTTCGTGATGGGCAGGAGCTCGTCATTCCAGTAGAAGAAGTTGTTGTCGGCGATATTGTACTCATAAAGCCCGGTGAGAAGATTCCGGTGGACGGGGCAGTAATAGAGGGCATCTCGGCTGTCGATGAATCGATGCTGACCGGGGAAAGTATTCCCGTGGAGAAGCACGTCGGGGACTTTGTCATAGGGGCAACATTGAATAAGAATGGCAGACTTTCCGTAAGAGCAACGAAAGTAGGAAAGGAAACGGCATTAGCTCACATTATTAAGGTAGTTGAAGAAGCGCAAGGCTCGAAAGCGCCAATTCAAAGAGTCGCGGACCGTATTTCCGGCATCTTCGTCCCTATTGTCGTTGGGATTGCGATTGTTGGTTTTCTTGTATGGTATTTCGCTGTCACTCCCGGCGATTTCGCCAATGCGCTAGAGAAAGCGATTGCGATTCTCGTCATTGCTTGCCCATGTGCGTTAGGGCTTGCGACACCGACTTCGATTATGGCAGGATCGGGTCGCGCTGCAGAGCTCGGTGTTCTGTTTAAAGGTGGGGAGCATCTGGAGTCGACGCATCGAATTGATACGATTATTTTGGATAAGACAGGAACAGTAACGAAAGGGCAGCCAGAGCTTACTGATACGTTTATAGATCATAATGATGAACCAATGTTATTGCGTTTAGTGGGTGCCGCTGAGAAAAATTCGGAGCATCCATTAGCTGAAGCAATAGTTGCAGGAATTCGAGCTCGTGGAATAGAGATTCCAGATGCCGAGCAATTTGAAGCGATACCAGGCTTTGGTATTCGTGCAATTGTTGAAGGCAAAGAACTCCTTATTGGCACGCGCAAGCTGATGGCAAAGTATAAAATCATGACAGAGCAGGCGCTTGATCGGATGACGCAGTTGGAGTCAGAAGGGAAAACGGCGATGCTAATTGCAGTAGATCGGCAATATGCGGGATTAGTTGCGGTTGCAGATACGATCAAAGAGACATCTAGGCAAGCGGTGGCGCGGCTTAAAGAGCTCGGCATCGATGTCATCATGATAACGGGTGATAACGAGCGAACAGCATTAGCAATTGCGATGCAGGTTGGCATTGAGCAGGTTCGTGCAGAAGTGCTGCCAGAAGGCAAAGCTGATGAAGTGAAGAAGCTACAAGCTATCGGTAAAAAGGTTGCAATGGTCGGTGACGGCATCAATGATGCTCCTGCGCTTGCAATGGCGGATGTCGGAATGGCGATTGGAACAGGTACAGATGTCGCCATGGAAGCAGCAGATGTGACATTGATGCGTGGTGATCTGAACAGTATCCCGGATGCGATCTCGATGAGTCGTCAAACGATGAGCAACATTCGGCAAAATCTGTTTTGGGCGCTTGGATATAATACTTTGGGTATTCCGATTGCAGCCATAGGGCTTCTTGCACCATGGGTAGCTGGAGCAGCGATGGCATTAAGCTCGGTTTCCGTAGTGCTAAATGCATTGCGACTACAACGGATGAAGGTATAA
- a CDS encoding YdeI/OmpD-associated family protein, translating into MDTPGGSDYFAELSNYDSKLDKQAYDMIFSFVLDMPALKQLVERVIERCHLHDNGYLFAAYPKKGNNVYATFIHRDELMPGLECDEEGYIGSSNLKFARMVGLDDVFTVVGFKLEKRATKQASSKASQRVDDYVERIPNVEKLLEREPMLLAFYQSLTPGYRKDWARYIYSAKQEATQVKRIEEMQMILQAGFKSRELYRQSQS; encoded by the coding sequence TTGGATACGCCTGGAGGCTCGGATTATTTTGCAGAGCTATCGAACTATGATTCGAAACTAGATAAACAAGCTTACGATATGATATTTTCCTTTGTATTGGATATGCCCGCATTGAAACAGCTCGTAGAGCGAGTGATTGAGCGATGTCATCTCCACGACAATGGCTATCTATTCGCGGCCTACCCGAAGAAGGGCAACAATGTGTACGCTACTTTCATTCATCGGGATGAGCTGATGCCGGGACTCGAATGTGATGAGGAAGGGTATATCGGCTCGAGTAATCTGAAGTTTGCTCGTATGGTGGGATTGGATGATGTATTTACAGTCGTCGGATTCAAGTTGGAAAAGCGAGCGACCAAGCAAGCTTCGTCCAAAGCAAGCCAACGCGTTGATGATTATGTGGAACGGATTCCGAATGTAGAGAAGCTGCTGGAGAGAGAACCAATGTTGCTCGCGTTTTACCAATCGCTGACACCAGGTTATCGCAAAGATTGGGCGCGTTATATCTACAGTGCGAAGCAAGAAGCGACTCAAGTGAAGCGAATTGAAGAAATGCAAATGATTCTTCAAGCAGGCTTTAAAAGTCGCGAGCTCTATCGCCAAAGTCAATCGTAG
- a CDS encoding heme oxygenase, whose protein sequence is MIIVTNTSQITPGNAHKLIERFDRIGKVEFMEGFLGLEVLLNEKNTEYEEVSVVTRWNRKEDFQAWTHSSSFKESHSHRKIPEYILKNTISYYDVKIVRGPRSPEQSSLEAEASEAVTAKL, encoded by the coding sequence ATGATCATCGTCACAAATACATCACAAATTACACCTGGAAATGCACACAAATTGATTGAACGCTTCGACCGAATAGGTAAAGTGGAATTTATGGAAGGTTTTCTTGGACTGGAAGTGCTTCTGAATGAAAAGAACACGGAGTACGAAGAGGTGTCTGTTGTAACGCGCTGGAACCGTAAAGAAGACTTCCAAGCTTGGACTCATAGCTCATCATTCAAAGAATCGCATTCTCACCGCAAAATTCCTGAATACATCCTTAAAAACACGATAAGCTACTACGACGTGAAAATCGTTCGTGGTCCACGTTCTCCTGAACAATCGTCGCTAGAAGCTGAAGCATCAGAAGCTGTTACAGCTAAATTATAA
- the copZ gene encoding copper chaperone CopZ, with product MQNITLNVQGMSCGHCVKSVEGALSAIGANGNVDLASGTVTVEYDEAKVSVAAMKEAIEDQGYDVV from the coding sequence ATGCAAAATATTACGTTGAATGTTCAAGGGATGTCTTGCGGTCACTGCGTAAAATCAGTCGAGGGCGCTTTAAGTGCGATTGGAGCGAATGGCAATGTTGATCTTGCATCTGGCACAGTGACTGTCGAGTACGATGAAGCTAAGGTATCTGTTGCTGCAATGAAAGAAGCAATCGAAGATCAGGGCTACGATGTCGTCTAA
- a CDS encoding DMT family transporter, whose translation MRGAPSKDSSLQKQKVRLVKVSHSLNKSTLALVVLILIWGSCWSIYKTALVYMPPLLFSGLRSLLGGIILTAFLIPKWDRLKWRQNWVIYTVSALINTVLYYGVQGIGLNLLPGGLFSVLVYFQPILVGVFAWLWLGEKMTVFKVVGLLIGFGGIVILSADGFTGAISMFGVILGLLSAASWAFGVIVVKKTSHKVDAMWIVALPSIIGGVILTGAGSIVESWTSIEWNGYSLFGLGYGATLGIPLAFVIYYALVNNGEASKVASFTFLVPLTAVLIGTLWMDEPFTYNLLTGLVLIIVSIYLVNSKRKVNPEVQTGQ comes from the coding sequence ATGCGTGGGGCTCCATCCAAAGACAGCAGTTTACAGAAACAGAAGGTGCGATTAGTGAAGGTAAGTCATAGCTTGAACAAATCAACACTCGCCCTCGTGGTGTTGATCCTCATATGGGGGAGTTGTTGGTCGATTTATAAGACTGCATTAGTGTACATGCCACCTTTATTATTCTCTGGGTTACGATCTTTGCTTGGGGGCATAATCTTAACTGCTTTTTTAATCCCCAAGTGGGACAGATTGAAGTGGCGTCAGAATTGGGTCATCTACACTGTATCGGCACTCATTAATACTGTGCTCTATTATGGTGTTCAAGGCATTGGACTCAATTTGCTTCCAGGTGGATTATTTTCGGTGCTCGTTTACTTTCAGCCGATCCTCGTAGGTGTATTTGCATGGTTATGGTTAGGCGAAAAGATGACTGTGTTTAAAGTAGTCGGCTTGTTGATCGGGTTTGGGGGCATCGTAATACTCAGTGCGGATGGCTTTACGGGGGCCATCTCCATGTTCGGAGTGATCTTGGGCTTGCTCTCAGCAGCGAGCTGGGCGTTTGGTGTCATTGTCGTGAAGAAAACAAGCCACAAGGTAGATGCGATGTGGATTGTTGCGCTGCCTTCTATTATAGGGGGCGTTATACTAACAGGCGCGGGATCGATTGTGGAAAGCTGGACAAGCATAGAGTGGAATGGCTATTCATTGTTCGGGCTCGGATATGGAGCAACCTTAGGCATCCCACTCGCATTCGTCATTTATTACGCGTTGGTGAATAATGGTGAAGCAAGTAAAGTGGCTTCGTTTACGTTTCTTGTTCCGCTCACAGCGGTGCTGATCGGCACGCTCTGGATGGATGAACCGTTCACATACAACTTGTTGACCGGATTAGTGCTCATTATTGTGAGTATATATTTGGTCAATTCGAAGCGAAAGGTGAATCCAGAAGTCCAGACGGGACAATAG
- a CDS encoding glycosyltransferase, which produces MYLFWKFLLFFSEFCMFYTIAVNVFYNGQLLLSVLDIFGYVKKSKSSDYKRYINSKNMIPISIVVPAYNEEKTIVDNIKSLLALDYYEYEIIIVNDGSKDETLAKIIEEFELVKVNQPVKRSLETNEIVGVYRNPNYERLIVVDKLNGGKADALNAGINVSSYPIFACIDADSIIENEALIKLTMIFVEHPETVAVGGIVRLANGSIIQDGKLIEMNIPKSKVASFQIVEYLRAFLTGRTSLSRLNSIIIISGAFGAFNKQAVIDCGGYKVNTIGEDMDIIVKLHKHMKDKKQKYKIKFLADPICWTQAPESLQDLRVQRRRWQIGLFDSLLTHRKMLLNPKYGTVGMLSLPTFWLFELFGPIVEFLGYIFIPLAYLFGLLEFNSFLIYFVFAFLLGTTLSMGSILLEQLSFRKYQSFGDVMRLVLFALLENLGYRQLTVIFRVEGILRFRKARHAWGSIQRQQFTETEGAISEGKS; this is translated from the coding sequence TTGTATTTATTTTGGAAATTTCTGTTGTTTTTCAGTGAATTCTGCATGTTCTATACGATAGCTGTTAACGTGTTCTATAACGGGCAACTACTGTTGTCAGTGCTAGATATATTTGGCTATGTAAAAAAGTCGAAATCATCAGATTACAAGCGATATATCAATTCAAAAAATATGATTCCGATCTCGATTGTTGTACCTGCGTACAATGAGGAGAAGACGATTGTTGATAATATTAAATCGTTGCTCGCATTAGACTATTATGAGTATGAAATCATCATTGTGAATGATGGTTCAAAAGATGAAACACTTGCAAAAATTATCGAAGAGTTCGAATTAGTTAAAGTGAACCAGCCTGTAAAAAGAAGCTTAGAGACGAATGAAATTGTAGGCGTGTATCGCAATCCGAATTATGAACGCCTCATCGTAGTCGACAAGCTTAACGGTGGCAAAGCGGATGCGCTCAACGCCGGAATAAATGTATCCTCCTACCCGATCTTCGCATGTATTGATGCGGATTCGATTATTGAGAACGAAGCGCTCATTAAGCTGACGATGATTTTTGTTGAGCATCCAGAGACAGTCGCTGTCGGCGGTATAGTCAGATTGGCGAATGGATCGATCATTCAAGACGGCAAATTAATCGAGATGAATATCCCGAAGAGCAAGGTCGCTTCTTTTCAAATTGTCGAGTACTTACGTGCATTCCTTACTGGACGTACAAGCTTAAGCAGATTGAATTCGATCATCATTATTTCCGGAGCGTTCGGAGCGTTTAACAAACAAGCAGTAATCGATTGCGGTGGCTACAAGGTGAATACAATTGGCGAAGACATGGACATCATTGTAAAGCTGCATAAGCATATGAAAGACAAGAAACAAAAATATAAAATTAAATTTTTGGCGGACCCGATCTGTTGGACACAAGCCCCTGAATCTTTGCAGGATTTAAGAGTGCAACGTCGCCGGTGGCAAATCGGTTTGTTCGATAGCTTGCTAACGCATCGTAAAATGCTGCTCAATCCAAAGTATGGCACCGTCGGGATGCTGTCATTGCCGACGTTCTGGTTGTTTGAATTGTTTGGCCCAATTGTGGAGTTTCTAGGCTATATCTTTATTCCACTTGCGTATTTATTCGGACTGCTTGAGTTCAATTCTTTCTTGATTTACTTCGTCTTTGCTTTTCTACTAGGGACAACGTTATCAATGGGGAGTATACTGTTGGAGCAATTATCTTTCCGTAAGTACCAGTCATTCGGCGATGTTATGAGATTGGTGTTGTTTGCATTACTCGAAAATTTAGGATATCGCCAATTGACGGTCATTTTCCGTGTCGAAGGCATCCTTCGATTTAGAAAAGCAAGACATGCGTGGGGCTCCATCCAAAGACAGCAGTTTACAGAAACAGAAGGTGCGATTAGTGAAGGTAAGTCATAG
- a CDS encoding metal-sensitive transcriptional regulator has translation MTTHNHNEDSLNHEGCSTDERKSHHSAATKDRLISRLNRIEGQIRGIKGLIEKDTYCDDVLNQISSVQSALNGVGKMLLEHHMKSCVIERIHDGENEVIDELLVTINKLMK, from the coding sequence ATGACAACTCATAATCATAATGAAGATTCACTCAACCATGAAGGTTGCAGTACGGATGAACGTAAGAGTCATCATTCAGCTGCAACGAAGGATCGATTGATTAGTAGGCTGAATCGGATTGAGGGCCAGATTCGTGGAATTAAAGGTTTGATTGAGAAGGATACGTATTGTGACGATGTTCTTAATCAAATCTCCTCGGTACAGTCTGCATTGAATGGTGTAGGGAAGATGTTATTGGAGCATCATATGAAAAGTTGCGTCATTGAGCGCATTCACGACGGTGAGAATGAAGTGATCGATGAGTTGCTGGTTACAATTAATAAGCTGATGAAATGA
- a CDS encoding VOC family protein translates to MEKFHQAPNVYVSEVGIKVMDLERSIKFYESIIGLRVLEQSAGKAVLTADGKLPLVTLEQPADIIPLQGRHSGLYHFALLMPTRADLGVFLQHLVQTNYRFGAGDHLVSEALYITDPDGNGIEVYIDRPHEEWAWKLGKVEMATLQIDANAIVAAGGNTPWTGMPAGTIMGHIHLHVGDTEKAEQFYKEAFHFETVAYYPQAAFMSTGGYHHHIAVNTWQGVGAPTPPRNMVGLIAYTMVFPDTATRQGAVERIGQMGVSISEEAGNYLTQDPSGNQIRLVVGQASN, encoded by the coding sequence ATGGAAAAATTTCATCAAGCGCCTAATGTGTACGTCAGTGAGGTTGGAATTAAAGTAATGGATCTTGAAAGGTCGATCAAATTTTATGAAAGCATAATTGGTCTACGTGTATTGGAGCAATCGGCAGGAAAAGCAGTTCTTACCGCAGATGGCAAATTGCCACTTGTGACGTTAGAGCAACCAGCAGATATTATCCCCTTACAAGGACGGCATTCGGGATTGTATCACTTTGCGCTATTGATGCCCACACGCGCGGACCTGGGAGTATTTTTACAACATCTTGTACAGACCAATTATCGGTTCGGAGCTGGTGATCACCTTGTGAGCGAAGCATTGTATATTACGGATCCGGACGGTAATGGAATCGAAGTGTACATTGACAGACCGCATGAAGAGTGGGCATGGAAGCTAGGTAAAGTCGAAATGGCGACACTTCAGATCGATGCGAATGCGATTGTTGCAGCTGGGGGGAATACACCGTGGACAGGTATGCCAGCAGGCACGATTATGGGACATATACATCTTCATGTGGGTGACACGGAAAAAGCGGAGCAGTTTTATAAAGAAGCATTCCATTTTGAAACAGTTGCCTATTACCCACAAGCTGCATTTATGTCTACAGGTGGCTATCACCATCACATCGCGGTTAATACTTGGCAAGGGGTAGGAGCACCGACACCTCCACGCAACATGGTTGGTTTGATTGCGTATACGATGGTCTTTCCGGATACAGCAACTCGACAAGGCGCAGTAGAGCGAATTGGCCAGATGGGTGTGTCGATTAGCGAAGAAGCCGGCAACTATCTTACACAGGATCCATCTGGAAATCAGATTCGTCTAGTTGTCGGTCAAGCGAGCAACTAA
- a CDS encoding LLM class flavin-dependent oxidoreductase: MAQVEKKMELGISTFLETTPNPATGQAISHAERLRNAVEEIVLADQVGLDVYGVGEHHRADYAGSAPAVILAAAAAMTKHIRLTSAVTVLSSDDPVRVYQAFSTLDGISNGRAEIMAGRGSFIESFPLFGYSLEDYDQLFDENLELLLAIRESEKVSWRGGHRPAIKNLAVYPRSVQQPLPVWIASGGNPESVVRAGKLGLPLALAIIGGMPERFAPLVSLYKQAAEKAGHDPAKLQIASHSHGFIADTTEKANELYYPSVQSQMNTIGRERGWPRYDRDAYDAARSMRGALYAGDAEYVAEKIVLLRKNLGLTRFFLHVDIGSIPHSELLHAIELLGTKVAPIVHKEIALMEGN, from the coding sequence ATGGCTCAAGTTGAGAAGAAAATGGAACTCGGGATTAGTACCTTTTTAGAAACGACGCCCAATCCCGCAACCGGTCAGGCGATTAGTCACGCTGAACGACTGCGTAATGCGGTAGAAGAAATCGTATTAGCCGATCAAGTTGGACTAGATGTATATGGCGTTGGAGAGCACCATCGTGCGGATTATGCAGGCAGTGCGCCTGCAGTTATTCTCGCGGCTGCTGCTGCAATGACTAAACATATTCGTCTCACAAGTGCTGTTACAGTGCTTTCCTCGGATGATCCGGTTCGTGTCTATCAAGCGTTCTCCACATTAGACGGCATCTCGAACGGTCGTGCGGAAATCATGGCGGGTCGAGGCTCGTTCATCGAGTCATTCCCGCTATTCGGTTATAGTCTGGAAGACTACGATCAATTATTCGATGAAAATTTGGAATTACTACTTGCCATTCGTGAATCGGAAAAGGTGAGCTGGCGTGGCGGTCATCGCCCTGCAATTAAAAACCTTGCAGTCTATCCACGTTCCGTGCAACAACCATTGCCGGTCTGGATTGCGAGTGGGGGCAATCCCGAATCCGTCGTCCGCGCGGGAAAGCTCGGACTTCCGCTTGCGCTTGCCATCATCGGTGGTATGCCTGAACGTTTCGCTCCATTAGTATCGCTCTATAAGCAGGCAGCAGAGAAAGCAGGCCACGATCCAGCGAAATTACAAATTGCATCACATTCGCATGGGTTCATCGCAGATACGACGGAAAAGGCCAATGAGCTCTACTATCCATCGGTGCAATCACAGATGAATACGATCGGACGCGAACGTGGCTGGCCACGCTATGATCGTGATGCCTATGATGCTGCTCGAAGCATGCGAGGGGCACTTTACGCGGGAGATGCAGAGTATGTTGCGGAGAAAATTGTTCTACTGCGCAAAAACCTGGGTCTTACTCGCTTCTTCCTTCATGTCGATATCGGATCAATCCCTCATAGCGAGCTGTTACATGCAATTGAATTGCTCGGGACAAAGGTCGCACCGATCGTGCATAAGGAAATTGCTCTAATGGAAGGTAATTAA